In Magnetococcales bacterium, the genomic stretch CATGAGGGAGCCCTGGGCCTGGAGCATCCGGCCTTTGCGGTCGGCCTTCATTTTTTCAAGAAGGGCAATGTTTTCCTCTTTTTTGGAGCGTTGCAGCAGTTTGAATTCACGGGCCGAATCGATCAGGCTGGCCAGGGCTTCCAGGTCATAGGCGTACTCATCGCTGGCCGCATCGAAGGCACTGACCAGTGCATCGTGATCCTTGCGACCATCAAACAGGGTCAGCATGAGATACTGGGCAGCATCAAAGCGGTAATAGGATCCGGAGTCCGGTTCCTTGAGAATGTAGGTAGTCTCACCCTGACTGTGATTTTTGCGAATCTTGACGTCGGCCCGCAGGGGAGGGGGTGGCGTTCCACTCATGGCCCGGGGTCTCCTGGCCTGAACCGCATCCACGCCCTTCCTCTTGGCGGGGTTTGGGGCAGCGCCCCAATAAAAATTTTTATTCTCCCAAATGGCATATTTTCAAAGTGGACGCGGTCTAGTAGCCGAACCAGAAGGAGAGGGTATTGACCAAACGCCGTTTGATGCGGACCAGGGCGGAGGTTTCCGGTGTGGTGATGATGGCCTGACCGGTCATGCCCGGGCGCAATTGTACGTCACTGTGGTCTATATGAACTTCGGCAACAAAGCCCTGCGGGGCCTTGGTATCCACGACCCCTTTTTCCAGGGCTTCCACGGGTATGGCGTAGGCACGACCCACATGGACAACATCGCCGGTGAATCCCTTGCCTGGCCGGGAACGTAAAACGCCACGCACTTTCTGGCCCGGCTGCACATCCAGGACATCCTCCTCGGGCAGTTCCACCATGATGGTAAACTGACTTGGATCAGCCAGGCGCAACACCTCGGCCCCAAGGGGAAAATCCCGTCCCACGAGTTCTTCCGGGCGAGGCGTCAAAACGATACCATCCATGGGTGCATGGATCGACACCAGGGCCATCTCTTCCTGCGCCCGGGCGAGTTCGGCCTGGGCGGCAATCCGTTCCACAACGGCCCGACTCATGGCCGCCATGTCCGAGGCGGCCTTGGCCTCGACAATCTGGCGTTCCAGGATACCCAGTTTGGATTCGGCCTCGACCAGACGCAGGCGGATCGGGGTGGCATCCAGGGTCAGCAGAAGGTCCCCTTTGCGAACCTGATTGGCTTCGTGGACCAGGGATTTTTCGACCCGTCCGGCCACGGGCAGGTAAACCCCGCGCCCAAAGCGGGCCTCGACCACACACGGCCCGGTGACCCAGCGAAAAACCGGCAGATAGTGCAGGGAGAAGGCGATCCCGACCAGAGCCATCCCGATCAGAACGGTTCGACGCCACCCGGCCAGCCAGGTCTTTCCCTTGCCACCCATTTTGCCCAGGACATCGGCAAAGGGGATGCGTTGAAACAGGCTGGCATTGCGCAGGGCCACGGTGGCCTGGGTGGCCAGGATCATGAGCATGTCTGATTTGTTGCCGCCGGCAAAATCGGCGGTCTGGCTCTCCATCCACATGACCCCCAGCGGGCCTTCCTCATCCTTGAGGGGGGCACTCCAGATGGCCGCCAAATGACTGGCCTCCATATAATCCGCCCAGGGATTTGCAGCGGTTCCGGTTTGCTGGCGATAGGCGGCCACGTTGGGAATGTAGGAGAGCCTTTCCGATTTGCGCACACTCTCCATCAGGCTCAACAGGTTTTTGTGTTCCGGCAGGCTCATGTCCACCTTGCGCCCGCCGGAGAGCATGGACAGAAAGAGTTCATCCTTTTTTTCTGAAAGGAGAGCAACGGCAGCGCCGGTGATGGGAACGAGTTCATTGGCCATGTTGACGACCATTCCCAGTACCTGATCCAGGTTCAGGGTGGAGGAGATTTGCCGGGAGACCTCCATGAGGGTTTTCATCTCCCGGACCCGGCTCTCTGTTTCCAGGAGGCGGGCATTGCGCACGGCGATGGAGGCCGACTGGGCCAGATCATCGACAAGATGTTGGTCCTCTTCGGTAAACCGTTTATCGACCCCGCTTTTTTTGTTGATGATCTGGATGGCCCCGAAGGCCTGCTCGCCATCGGCCAGCGGAACGCAGAGCATGGACCGGGTTTTGAAACCGGATTGTTCATCCACCGAGGCAGCGAAGCGCGGGTCCCGGGAACAATCCAGAACCACTTCAGGCTTGTTCGTGCCAATCACCTGACCGACGATCCCTTTATCTTTGGGCAGGCGCAACCCCATGATCCGGGTTTTGGCGGGGCCTTCTGCAAGGTGGCAGATATTCTGGCCGGAGCTGACATCCAGCATCCACATGGAGCCTGCCTCGGCTTCCAGAATTTCCACCACCCGGGTGAAGACAACCTCCATTACCTTTTTCATGCTGCCGGTACTGCGGACAAATTCTCGCGCCATGTCCCTGGAAAATTTCAGGCGATTCTGGACCTGGTTGACGGAATCCATGAGGCGGGCATTGCGCACGGCGATGGCTGCCGACAGGGCCAGATCGTCAACGATGCGCTGGTCTTCCTCGGTAAACTGCTTGTCCAGGCCACTCTTTTTATTGATGATCTGGAT encodes the following:
- a CDS encoding GAF domain-containing protein, whose product is MADNSPTNNQGQPSHSESGNSTNENPVSSLDQRESFPESTESVPVTVEALEGSSASMSVMELQQEIQRLKFSRDMTREFVRSTGSMKKVMEVIFNRVVEILEAEAGSLWLLDHHSGLNICHLAEGPAKSRILGLRLPRNEGIVGQVITTNRSEVVLDCTRDKRFAAGVDQRSGFKTQSMLCVPLAFGSNAFGAIQIINKKSGIKKQFTTEDQRMVEDLALSAAIAVRNARVLDSVNQVQQRTKFSRDMTREFVRSTGSMKKVMETIFNRVVEILEAEAGSLWILDAGSGQNICHLAEGPAKTRILGLRLPKEQGIVGEVITTGKHQVVLDCSKDPRFAATVDAHSGFKTQSMLCVPLVDGDHAFGAIQIINKKSGLDKQFTEEDQRIVDDLALSAAIAVRNARLMDSVNQVQNRLKFSRDMAREFVRSTGSMKKVMEVVFTRVVEILEAEAGSMWMLDVSSGQNICHLAEGPAKTRIMGLRLPKDKGIVGQVIGTNKPEVVLDCSRDPRFAASVDEQSGFKTRSMLCVPLADGEQAFGAIQIINKKSGVDKRFTEEDQHLVDDLAQSASIAVRNARLLETESRVREMKTLMEVSRQISSTLNLDQVLGMVVNMANELVPITGAAVALLSEKKDELFLSMLSGGRKVDMSLPEHKNLLSLMESVRKSERLSYIPNVAAYRQQTGTAANPWADYMEASHLAAIWSAPLKDEEGPLGVMWMESQTADFAGGNKSDMLMILATQATVALRNASLFQRIPFADVLGKMGGKGKTWLAGWRRTVLIGMALVGIAFSLHYLPVFRWVTGPCVVEARFGRGVYLPVAGRVEKSLVHEANQVRKGDLLLTLDATPIRLRLVEAESKLGILERQIVEAKAASDMAAMSRAVVERIAAQAELARAQEEMALVSIHAPMDGIVLTPRPEELVGRDFPLGAEVLRLADPSQFTIMVELPEEDVLDVQPGQKVRGVLRSRPGKGFTGDVVHVGRAYAIPVEALEKGVVDTKAPQGFVAEVHIDHSDVQLRPGMTGQAIITTPETSALVRIKRRLVNTLSFWFGY